In Sporosarcina psychrophila, a genomic segment contains:
- a CDS encoding ABC transporter permease, which yields MKRYIVKRFGFMIITLFIIITATFFLMQFLPGTPFTNPEKLSDKQLVILNAKYGLDQPAAIQYIRYLGNLVQGDLGYSFQYEGRTVKSMIVNRIGPSALIGLQALVFGTIVGLVLGIISALRHNTLLDYGAVTLAVLGMSIPSFVFAALLQYFIGVKYELLPVALWESYASTILPSFALSVTVIATVARFIRSEMLEVLGQDYVTTARAKGLHESTVMAKHVIRNALIPVVTMLGPLAVSIMTGTLVIEKIFSVPGLGEQFTLSIMVLDYSVIMGITLFYSALFIFVVFIVDILYGLLDPRIDYKQGGQA from the coding sequence TTGAAGCGCTACATAGTAAAAAGATTCGGGTTTATGATTATTACATTGTTTATCATTATCACAGCAACGTTCTTTCTTATGCAATTCCTTCCGGGAACGCCGTTTACAAACCCGGAAAAGTTATCTGATAAGCAACTCGTTATTTTAAATGCCAAATATGGATTAGATCAACCGGCAGCAATCCAATACATTCGCTATTTAGGGAATTTAGTACAAGGCGATCTTGGCTATTCATTCCAATATGAAGGTCGAACTGTAAAAAGTATGATCGTTAATCGTATTGGCCCTTCTGCGCTCATTGGTTTACAAGCACTTGTATTTGGGACGATTGTAGGGCTAGTACTCGGTATTATTTCTGCATTACGACATAATACACTTCTTGACTATGGTGCTGTGACACTTGCAGTACTCGGGATGTCTATCCCATCGTTCGTTTTTGCAGCATTGCTACAATACTTCATTGGGGTGAAGTATGAATTATTACCTGTTGCTTTATGGGAAAGTTATGCGAGTACCATTTTACCGTCGTTCGCACTTTCAGTAACAGTTATCGCAACGGTCGCACGTTTCATACGAAGTGAAATGCTCGAAGTATTAGGACAGGATTATGTGACGACAGCAAGAGCAAAAGGCTTGCACGAATCCACGGTTATGGCGAAACATGTCATTCGAAATGCGCTAATCCCTGTTGTTACGATGCTCGGTCCGTTAGCAGTTTCGATCATGACAGGAACATTAGTTATTGAAAAGATATTTTCAGTACCTGGCCTCGGGGAACAGTTCACATTGTCAATTATGGTCCTCGATTATAGCGTAATTATGGGAATTACCTTATTTTATAGTGCGTTGTTCATATTCGTTGTCTTTATTGTTGATATTTTATATGGTCTTCTGGATCCTCGGATTGATTATAAACAGGGGGGACAGGCATGA
- a CDS encoding ABC transporter ATP-binding protein, with the protein MNEDLLVVTELKKHFKLNKNSTLKAVDGISFTIKRGETLGLVGESGCGKSTVGRTITQIYEPSSGQILFANEVVHSKRGKQEQKKKKRNMQMIFQDPYSSLNPRMTVMEIISEGLVIHSAELSLKEREVKVNELLELVGLNKKHSQRYPHEFSGGQRQRIGIARALAVEPEFIVADEPIAALDVSIQAQIVNLLKKLQKEKELTFLFIAHDLSMVKYISDRIAVMYLGKIVELTESETLYEKPLHPYTEALLSAIPLPDPNLERSRKQIVLKGDVPSPIDIPSGCRFRTRCPKAMKVCAELEPAFMEVEKGHYVACHLHDEKVMSRQDAVPINVELS; encoded by the coding sequence ATGAATGAAGATTTATTAGTCGTTACAGAATTGAAAAAACATTTCAAGCTTAATAAGAATAGTACATTAAAAGCCGTTGATGGAATTAGTTTTACGATAAAAAGAGGGGAGACGCTGGGTCTTGTTGGTGAGTCAGGATGTGGGAAATCGACAGTCGGGAGAACCATTACTCAAATTTATGAGCCTTCGAGTGGCCAAATTCTTTTTGCTAATGAAGTAGTCCATTCAAAACGCGGTAAACAAGAGCAAAAAAAGAAGAAGCGCAATATGCAAATGATTTTCCAAGATCCCTATTCTTCATTGAATCCGCGTATGACTGTTATGGAAATCATTTCAGAGGGGCTAGTCATTCATTCAGCCGAGTTATCATTGAAAGAACGAGAAGTAAAAGTGAATGAGCTGTTAGAGCTCGTGGGCTTGAACAAAAAACATTCGCAAAGGTATCCTCATGAATTCAGCGGAGGGCAAAGGCAGCGTATCGGTATTGCACGTGCATTGGCCGTTGAGCCAGAATTTATTGTCGCAGATGAACCAATCGCTGCACTGGATGTATCGATACAGGCCCAAATCGTCAACTTATTGAAGAAACTCCAAAAAGAAAAAGAGCTTACTTTTTTATTCATTGCGCATGATTTATCAATGGTGAAATACATAAGCGACCGAATTGCAGTTATGTATTTAGGGAAAATTGTGGAGTTAACGGAAAGTGAAACGCTTTATGAGAAACCATTGCATCCTTATACTGAGGCTCTACTTTCAGCTATCCCATTGCCCGATCCGAACCTGGAGCGCTCTAGAAAACAAATTGTCCTGAAAGGTGACGTCCCTAGTCCAATCGACATTCCAAGTGGATGTAGGTTCCGGACGAGATGTCCGAAAGCGATGAAAGTTTGTGCGGAGCTTGAACCGGCGTTTATGGAAGTAGAGAAGGGCCACTATGTCGCCTGTCATTTGCACGATGAAAAAGTAATGTCCCGACAAGATGCAGTTCCAATTAATGTAGAGTTGTCCTGA
- a CDS encoding serine hydrolase domain-containing protein, translated as MQWEQFEKFIVEVMEKEQIPGVAVALSKNGQSIYERGFGTRNFETNEPVTPETIFGIASITKSFTALAIMKLAEEGRLQVEDAVIEHLPEFQLVDYADMEDIKIRHLLSHTTGLATMERKEQLTKFDEHLHYLNEKAWSWVGKPGEYMCYNNDMFLLLGAIIEKITGENYQAYINNQIINPLQMTRTTYNLLGLQSFENVTTPYVLEDGKPVACPWPTLGNYAVGGGIRSTVVDLLKYGNIYVDVLERNIVSRAYTSQMAQPVHQTNGKSFYGFALQTTPNYSAVTLVEHGGGQPGVSSNFGFIPEKGIVAVVLANMSGVSADAIWLAAVNTALGIPIDQKRNTEPEFEMTKEQKQRVLGTYISAEGSQVDISLEDQTVMATIDNKTYTLRASNETTLIIMPLEKPIRFFIDEKNEAWALFIGLRMLVKSR; from the coding sequence ATGCAGTGGGAACAATTTGAAAAGTTTATAGTGGAAGTAATGGAAAAGGAACAAATACCGGGTGTTGCAGTTGCACTTTCGAAAAACGGACAATCCATTTATGAGCGAGGATTTGGGACAAGGAATTTTGAAACGAATGAGCCGGTCACCCCAGAAACGATTTTCGGAATCGCATCAATCACAAAATCATTTACCGCACTTGCTATTATGAAACTGGCAGAAGAAGGACGTTTACAAGTTGAAGACGCGGTGATCGAGCATCTTCCTGAATTTCAATTAGTCGATTATGCCGATATGGAGGATATAAAAATACGTCATCTCCTTTCTCACACAACAGGTCTTGCAACAATGGAGCGAAAGGAACAACTCACGAAATTCGATGAACATCTTCATTATTTAAACGAAAAAGCATGGAGCTGGGTAGGGAAGCCTGGGGAATATATGTGCTATAACAATGATATGTTTCTCTTACTGGGCGCAATTATTGAAAAAATAACTGGCGAAAATTATCAGGCATATATCAATAATCAAATTATAAACCCCTTACAAATGACCAGAACGACATATAATCTTCTTGGATTACAGAGTTTTGAAAATGTCACAACACCATATGTGCTGGAGGATGGTAAGCCGGTAGCATGTCCGTGGCCGACGTTAGGAAATTATGCCGTTGGGGGTGGTATTCGGTCGACGGTAGTTGATTTGTTGAAATACGGAAACATCTATGTGGATGTACTTGAAAGGAATATTGTCAGTAGGGCGTATACTTCACAAATGGCACAACCCGTTCATCAAACGAATGGCAAGAGTTTTTATGGGTTTGCCCTTCAAACGACTCCAAATTACTCAGCGGTTACATTAGTCGAACATGGCGGAGGCCAGCCGGGTGTATCTTCTAATTTCGGTTTCATTCCAGAAAAGGGAATTGTTGCTGTCGTTTTAGCGAATATGAGCGGTGTAAGTGCCGACGCAATTTGGCTTGCGGCTGTGAATACTGCATTAGGTATCCCAATCGACCAAAAGAGAAACACAGAGCCTGAATTTGAAATGACTAAAGAACAAAAACAGCGTGTACTAGGGACATATATATCAGCTGAAGGGTCCCAAGTTGATATTTCATTAGAAGATCAAACCGTCATGGCAACAATTGATAATAAAACCTACACACTTCGCGCAAGTAACGAGACAACACTAATAATTATGCCGCTCGAGAAGCCGATTCGGTTCTTTATTGATGAAAAGAATGAAGCATGGGCACTATTTATTGGGCTAAGAATGCTAGTAAAGAGTAGGTAG
- a CDS encoding ABC transporter ATP-binding protein translates to MNEEILSVNNLHISFQTQTGAVKAVRGVNFKLNKGETLAIVGESGSGKSVTAKSIMRLLPKHNTLIPQGDITYERRDLLKLSLSDMQKVRGSEISMVFQDPMTSLNPTMKIGKQIMEGLIKHQKMTKKEAKQRAFQMLKMVGIPNAEERLDGYPHQFSGGMRQRVVIAMALACNPKVLIADEPTTALDVTIQAQILRLMKDLQEKMDTAIVLITHDLGVVANMANRVAVMYAGEIVEQGTLDEIFYKPQHPYTLGLLHSMPNLNASRSEPLIPIPGSPPDLATLGTGCPFAARCPYTMKVCHNFHPETTQLGESHSVSCWLQDVRTPAEHVPEKVRSVK, encoded by the coding sequence ATGAATGAAGAAATATTGTCAGTCAATAACTTACACATTTCCTTCCAGACCCAAACAGGTGCGGTTAAGGCGGTAAGAGGTGTGAATTTCAAGTTAAACAAAGGTGAAACGTTGGCGATTGTTGGTGAATCAGGTTCAGGGAAATCTGTTACCGCAAAATCAATTATGCGTCTTTTACCAAAGCATAATACATTAATTCCACAAGGGGACATCACTTACGAGAGGCGGGATCTTTTAAAACTATCGTTAAGTGATATGCAGAAGGTAAGAGGCTCAGAAATATCAATGGTGTTCCAAGATCCAATGACTTCCTTGAATCCGACGATGAAAATTGGGAAACAAATTATGGAGGGCCTCATAAAACATCAGAAGATGACAAAAAAAGAGGCCAAACAAAGAGCATTTCAAATGCTTAAAATGGTCGGTATACCGAATGCTGAAGAACGCCTAGATGGATATCCGCATCAGTTTTCAGGTGGAATGAGGCAGCGTGTTGTCATAGCAATGGCGCTTGCTTGTAATCCCAAAGTATTAATAGCTGACGAGCCGACAACAGCTCTCGATGTAACAATTCAAGCGCAAATCCTGCGGTTGATGAAGGACTTGCAAGAAAAAATGGATACGGCAATTGTTTTAATTACGCATGATCTTGGCGTTGTCGCAAACATGGCTAATCGAGTTGCTGTCATGTATGCGGGTGAAATCGTGGAGCAAGGGACGCTAGATGAAATTTTTTATAAACCACAACACCCGTATACGTTAGGACTTCTTCATTCCATGCCTAACTTGAATGCCAGTCGATCCGAGCCACTTATTCCTATTCCGGGTTCACCGCCAGACTTAGCAACACTTGGTACAGGCTGTCCATTTGCTGCCCGTTGTCCGTATACGATGAAGGTCTGTCATAACTTCCATCCAGAAACGACGCAGCTTGGTGAAAGTCACTCAGTTTCATGTTGGCTGCAAGATGTGCGAACGCCGGCCGAACATGTCCCGGAAAAAGTTAGGAGTGTAAAATAA
- a CDS encoding biotin transporter BioY, giving the protein MTESSYKLRMMIISALFAAIIGVLAQVTVPLPLVPITGQTLAIGLAATILGARYGTLSVLIYLCMGAIGIPVFAQMSGGLGILVGPTGGYLIGFIPTALIIGFFLEKTSFTVKNAIIANVIGMFIALTFGTVWLKVIANLSWTAAFSGGFAPFLLVGFIKATLAAWAGITVRNRLKSTNLIYAWNAEVK; this is encoded by the coding sequence ATGACTGAGTCAAGTTACAAACTACGAATGATGATTATTTCAGCACTATTCGCAGCAATTATTGGTGTATTAGCGCAAGTTACAGTTCCATTACCACTTGTACCAATTACTGGACAAACGCTTGCCATCGGACTTGCTGCGACAATATTGGGCGCACGATATGGTACATTGTCAGTACTCATTTATTTATGCATGGGCGCAATAGGGATACCGGTATTCGCACAGATGTCTGGGGGTTTAGGGATTCTAGTCGGGCCAACTGGTGGGTATTTGATCGGGTTCATCCCAACTGCACTTATCATTGGCTTTTTTCTTGAAAAAACGAGTTTTACAGTTAAAAACGCAATCATCGCAAACGTAATCGGAATGTTTATTGCATTAACTTTTGGAACGGTTTGGTTAAAAGTCATTGCAAATCTTTCTTGGACCGCAGCATTTTCAGGTGGATTTGCACCGTTTCTTCTTGTTGGCTTCATTAAAGCGACACTGGCAGCATGGGCTGGCATTACTGTTAGAAATAGGTTGAAATCAACAAATCTAATATATGCATGGAACGCTGAAGTAAAATAA
- a CDS encoding peptide ABC transporter substrate-binding protein — translation MKKKTWLGLIFLAIFSLIVSGCNFSSSTEEKDDKKEDEKEADGKVAQVLNLSATADIPTLDSTKAHDAIAFDVLNNVNEGLYRQDQSNQSVPALAEKHEKSEDGIVHTFTIRDAKWSNGEPVTAADFEYAWKRVMKEAGAYNYMLVTAGIKNSEAIMNEEMDAAELGIKATGEKTLEVTLESANPLFETLLAFPTFLPQNQKFVEELGDQYALEADNILANGPFKLDNWSQEQSWKLVKNEDYWDAGTVKIEEVNVFVVKDPSAGANLYETEKIDRVKLTSALIDQYVEDKNFKVEKDSGIVFLRFNHNHPVLKNSEIRRAIGMAVDRQGLTDVILKDGSSPIYGVVGEGFYFSPENKDYRELNGDFNKGTPEEAKAIWEKALAEVGQTELTVSLNIADSDEMKKVAEYLQAQLEDNLPGFKLDIKAVPFAQRLEIEKAVDYELSLSTWGPDYSDPMTYLDMWVKGSSSNRMDYSNPKLDALVHDARGETDLSKRYEMLLGIEKVLLEEDAAVAPLYQRGSAILVRDKIKDLAKHPTGAEFTYKWAHIE, via the coding sequence ATGAAGAAAAAAACATGGTTAGGCTTAATTTTCTTGGCCATTTTTTCTTTGATTGTTTCGGGTTGTAATTTCAGCTCATCAACTGAAGAGAAAGACGACAAGAAAGAGGATGAAAAAGAAGCAGACGGCAAGGTTGCACAAGTACTTAATTTGAGTGCAACGGCTGATATTCCAACATTGGATTCAACAAAAGCGCATGACGCTATTGCATTTGACGTTTTGAATAACGTGAATGAGGGGCTGTATCGTCAGGATCAAAGTAACCAATCTGTTCCCGCGCTCGCAGAGAAGCATGAGAAAAGTGAAGATGGCATCGTTCATACATTTACAATTAGAGACGCGAAGTGGAGCAACGGCGAACCTGTAACAGCTGCCGATTTTGAATACGCGTGGAAACGTGTTATGAAAGAAGCTGGTGCATATAATTACATGCTTGTTACTGCAGGCATCAAGAATTCCGAAGCTATCATGAACGAAGAAATGGATGCTGCAGAACTTGGTATTAAGGCAACAGGAGAAAAAACGCTTGAAGTGACACTTGAAAGTGCAAATCCATTATTTGAAACATTACTGGCATTCCCGACATTCTTACCGCAAAATCAAAAGTTTGTAGAAGAGCTTGGAGATCAGTATGCACTCGAAGCTGACAACATTTTAGCAAATGGTCCATTCAAACTTGATAACTGGTCACAAGAACAAAGCTGGAAACTTGTTAAAAATGAAGATTATTGGGATGCAGGAACAGTGAAAATTGAAGAGGTAAATGTATTTGTCGTTAAAGACCCGTCTGCCGGGGCGAATTTATATGAGACAGAGAAAATTGACCGCGTCAAATTAACTTCTGCACTTATCGACCAATATGTTGAGGATAAAAACTTTAAAGTTGAAAAAGACTCAGGTATTGTCTTCTTACGCTTTAATCACAACCATCCAGTGCTTAAGAATTCAGAAATTCGCCGTGCGATTGGAATGGCAGTTGACCGTCAAGGTTTGACAGATGTTATTTTGAAAGACGGTTCTTCACCAATTTACGGAGTAGTTGGAGAAGGATTTTACTTCTCGCCTGAGAATAAGGATTACCGAGAGTTAAATGGAGACTTCAATAAAGGGACTCCTGAAGAAGCAAAAGCAATATGGGAAAAAGCTTTAGCTGAAGTTGGACAAACAGAATTGACAGTGTCACTCAATATTGCTGACTCGGATGAAATGAAAAAAGTAGCTGAGTACTTACAAGCGCAGCTTGAAGACAATCTTCCTGGATTTAAGCTTGATATTAAAGCTGTACCATTCGCTCAGCGTCTTGAAATTGAAAAAGCAGTCGACTATGAACTTTCTCTTTCTACATGGGGACCAGATTATAGTGACCCGATGACCTATTTAGATATGTGGGTAAAAGGCAGTTCTTCAAACCGTATGGATTATAGCAATCCAAAATTAGATGCATTAGTTCATGATGCACGCGGTGAGACGGATTTAAGCAAGCGTTACGAGATGTTGCTTGGTATTGAAAAGGTTTTGTTGGAAGAAGATGCAGCAGTTGCGCCTCTTTATCAACGAGGGTCTGCAATTCTTGTACGTGATAAAATCAAAGATTTAGCTAAACATCCAACGGGTGCTGAATTCACTTACAAATGGGCTCACATCGAATAA
- a CDS encoding dipeptidase: protein MKIIDLHCDVLLRLYESKGEMKFQDSLELDTSYEKLIKGGVKVQAFAIFVYPEMKSDQKFQAALDQIHYFYTDVLGNNPNMKLIKEWSDFDQLKDGEIGAMLTLEGVDAIGNDLQKLTILHQLGVHSIGLTWNNANLAADGAGEPRGAGLTSFGKEIVHFNNEHKILTDVSHLCEKAFWDVMEEANYPIASHSNARALCNHVRNLTDDQARTLFEKNGLVHVVYNPPFVKEQGEVVITDLIEHIDHFCSLGGEKQIGLGSDFDGISSKIVNLEDASMHPNLLNELLKKYSEETVKGFAYQNFMDHRPN, encoded by the coding sequence TTGAAAATTATCGACTTGCATTGTGATGTATTGCTTAGATTGTATGAATCAAAAGGGGAAATGAAGTTTCAAGATTCTTTGGAACTCGATACGAGTTATGAAAAACTAATAAAGGGTGGAGTAAAAGTACAAGCATTTGCTATATTCGTGTATCCGGAAATGAAGTCAGATCAGAAATTTCAAGCTGCTTTAGATCAAATCCATTATTTCTATACAGATGTGCTTGGGAACAATCCGAATATGAAACTGATCAAGGAGTGGAGCGATTTCGATCAGTTAAAAGACGGAGAAATTGGAGCGATGTTGACGCTTGAAGGTGTGGATGCAATCGGAAACGATCTACAAAAGCTAACTATTCTTCATCAATTGGGAGTCCATTCGATTGGTCTTACTTGGAATAATGCCAACTTGGCAGCAGACGGAGCGGGAGAACCACGTGGAGCGGGACTGACGTCGTTTGGCAAAGAGATTGTTCATTTCAATAATGAACATAAAATTTTGACCGATGTCTCCCATTTGTGTGAAAAGGCTTTTTGGGATGTCATGGAAGAAGCAAACTATCCAATTGCGAGCCATTCGAATGCCAGAGCATTATGCAATCATGTTCGTAATCTGACAGATGATCAGGCAAGAACACTGTTTGAAAAAAATGGGCTCGTCCATGTTGTCTACAATCCGCCGTTTGTGAAGGAACAAGGGGAAGTTGTGATAACAGACCTAATCGAACATATTGACCATTTCTGTTCTTTAGGCGGAGAGAAACAAATTGGGTTAGGCTCAGACTTCGATGGTATCTCGTCGAAGATTGTTAATTTGGAAGATGCATCTATGCATCCGAATTTACTAAATGAGTTGCTAAAAAAATACAGTGAAGAGACGGTCAAAGGTTTTGCCTACCAAAACTTTATGGATCATCGTCCTAATTGA
- the opp3C gene encoding oligopeptide ABC transporter permease has protein sequence MNTDGITADLFVPAPLDPMELEDINSPSVSFWQEAFHRLFKNKGAVISLVLLVLLIILALIGPLMNEHTYRSQNLVHSNLPAKVPGLGWLGFDGTDIKGVDVYEKRNIEANYWFGTDEFGRDLWTRVWKGTQISLFIALVAAALDLVIGVVYGGISSFYGGRVDNVMQRIIEVLMGIPNLIIIILFILILEPGITSIILAMVITGWVGMARVVRGQILQLKSQEFVLASQTLGASNSRLIWRHLLPNVMGPIIVTIMFTIPTAIFFEAFLSFIGLGLQAPQASLGVLIEDGYKSMRYFAYKLLFPALVISTIMICFNLLADGLRDALDPKMRK, from the coding sequence ATGAATACAGATGGAATTACAGCTGATCTATTCGTGCCCGCTCCGCTGGATCCAATGGAACTGGAAGATATCAATTCGCCATCTGTCTCATTTTGGCAGGAGGCATTCCACCGATTATTTAAGAACAAGGGAGCAGTTATTTCACTGGTTTTACTCGTATTGCTAATCATTTTGGCTCTAATAGGTCCCTTAATGAATGAGCATACGTATCGAAGTCAAAACTTGGTTCACTCTAATCTACCTGCAAAAGTCCCTGGACTCGGGTGGCTTGGTTTTGATGGAACAGATATAAAAGGTGTAGATGTTTATGAAAAAAGAAATATAGAAGCAAATTACTGGTTCGGGACAGATGAATTTGGCCGGGATTTATGGACAAGGGTATGGAAAGGAACGCAAATTTCACTCTTCATTGCGCTTGTTGCTGCGGCTTTAGATTTAGTTATTGGTGTCGTTTATGGCGGTATCTCCTCCTTCTACGGAGGCAGAGTAGATAATGTTATGCAACGAATAATTGAAGTATTAATGGGAATACCGAATTTGATTATCATTATCTTATTCATACTCATTCTTGAACCGGGTATTACGTCCATTATTTTAGCGATGGTGATAACCGGGTGGGTAGGAATGGCACGTGTTGTACGCGGACAAATTTTGCAATTGAAAAGTCAAGAATTTGTCCTAGCCTCCCAAACGCTCGGTGCATCAAATTCTAGATTGATTTGGAGGCATTTATTGCCAAACGTAATGGGGCCGATTATCGTTACCATCATGTTTACAATTCCTACAGCCATATTCTTCGAAGCCTTTTTAAGTTTCATAGGCTTAGGATTGCAGGCGCCACAAGCATCGCTTGGTGTGTTAATTGAAGATGGCTATAAATCTATGAGGTATTTCGCATACAAGCTACTATTCCCAGCACTTGTAATAAGTACGATTATGATTTGCTTCAATCTACTCGCTGATGGATTACGTGATGCGTTAGATCCGAAAATGAGAAAATAG
- a CDS encoding GerAB/ArcD/ProY family transporter, giving the protein MMHNIKINSNQFLVLVIFFTIGTSILEVPSVLAAKTNQDAWITAIIGTGIGLLVVWLFTAIALWFPHLTYVQMNEKVFGKLIGNAVSVLFAMMSLLYASTLLFQSGNFFNTHIMPNTPLSALNILMAGVVVMGVYLGLETIARSAEIFGAFFIIIFIIFTVLIAPDIQVDHLKPVFEAEPKTMIKSSIFYVLMSSGNAIVLLMIFPAFVNDVKHAKKSFLLGNLIGGLIIILITFLSISVLGAGKTANEIYPSYELAKRISVGNFIERIEVLMALLWILSLYFKMILYFYATVLAIAQILNLKDYRPLIMPIGIITVVLSLVIYPNIIYKQNWDNTTGNSLTLVVGIIFPLLLVIVYGIRRKGLKKEVTK; this is encoded by the coding sequence ATGATGCATAATATTAAAATAAATTCAAATCAATTTCTAGTGTTAGTTATCTTTTTTACGATTGGGACGAGCATCTTAGAAGTTCCGTCAGTTTTAGCAGCAAAAACGAACCAAGATGCCTGGATTACAGCTATAATTGGTACGGGAATCGGGTTATTGGTGGTATGGCTTTTCACCGCGATAGCACTTTGGTTTCCTCACCTCACCTATGTTCAAATGAATGAAAAAGTATTTGGAAAATTGATTGGTAATGCCGTTTCAGTTTTATTTGCAATGATGTCACTTCTTTATGCTTCAACTCTTTTATTTCAATCAGGTAATTTTTTTAATACCCATATCATGCCGAATACGCCCTTGTCAGCGCTTAATATTCTGATGGCTGGAGTTGTGGTAATGGGCGTTTACCTTGGGTTAGAGACCATCGCACGTTCTGCAGAAATCTTTGGTGCCTTTTTCATCATCATCTTTATTATATTTACCGTTTTAATTGCACCCGATATCCAGGTTGACCACCTAAAGCCTGTGTTTGAGGCAGAACCGAAAACGATGATCAAATCCTCCATCTTTTATGTCCTTATGTCTTCTGGAAATGCAATTGTTTTATTAATGATTTTCCCCGCATTTGTAAATGATGTTAAACATGCAAAAAAATCCTTTCTACTTGGAAATTTAATTGGTGGACTTATTATTATTCTCATTACATTTTTGAGTATTTCTGTGTTAGGAGCAGGAAAAACGGCGAACGAAATTTATCCAAGCTATGAATTGGCCAAAAGAATTAGTGTTGGAAATTTCATAGAAAGAATTGAAGTATTAATGGCTTTACTATGGATTCTTTCTCTCTATTTTAAAATGATTCTTTATTTTTACGCTACTGTTTTAGCGATTGCACAAATTTTAAATTTGAAAGATTATCGCCCTTTAATAATGCCAATAGGGATAATTACCGTGGTTCTTTCCCTTGTTATATATCCTAATATTATCTATAAACAGAATTGGGATAATACGACGGGAAATTCTCTTACATTAGTAGTTGGAATTATATTTCCCTTATTGTTAGTTATCGTTTACGGAATACGAAGGAAGGGTTTGAAGAAAGAAGTTACAAAATAA
- a CDS encoding small, acid-soluble spore protein tlp: MTNIKPNDSDDNVNRLKKTISNMEAAEAAMEFAEGKELAAIKEKNERRKESIEGLQTEISAEEESRINGYKKRM; this comes from the coding sequence ATGACTAACATCAAACCGAATGATTCAGATGACAATGTAAATAGGCTAAAGAAAACCATCAGTAATATGGAAGCAGCCGAAGCAGCGATGGAATTCGCCGAGGGGAAAGAACTTGCTGCAATCAAGGAGAAAAACGAGCGACGTAAAGAAAGCATTGAAGGATTACAAACTGAAATAAGTGCAGAAGAAGAATCACGAATTAACGGGTATAAAAAAAGAATGTAA
- a CDS encoding DUF3899 domain-containing protein, with product MKKKSLLLSFCITSFVILFSTVFMAPKYIIILLDLFFYIGIIMLLIGSVLLIIQDGFFTRFINNSRRFYSTLSKREQVIQDVEGKNGENPSYLKQFPLLAYILPLGAFYFSLSLIGSLITVQLGR from the coding sequence ATGAAAAAGAAAAGCTTACTTCTTTCTTTTTGCATCACATCTTTCGTTATTTTATTCTCTACTGTATTTATGGCCCCAAAGTATATCATTATTTTACTTGATTTATTTTTCTATATCGGCATCATCATGTTACTAATCGGCAGTGTATTACTCATCATCCAAGATGGTTTTTTCACTAGATTTATCAACAACTCGAGACGTTTCTATTCAACCCTTAGCAAACGCGAGCAAGTTATACAGGACGTAGAAGGTAAAAACGGAGAAAACCCGAGTTATTTAAAACAGTTTCCCTTACTAGCCTATATTTTACCCCTCGGCGCTTTCTACTTCTCACTCAGCTTGATTGGCTCTCTTATTACCGTTCAATTAGGACGATGA